From the genome of Planctomycetia bacterium:
TGAGTTTGCCCTGTAACTCAGGGCCGTTTTCCGGCCACTCGCGTTCGAGCTTGAGGCGGATGTCGTACGGCTTCCAGGCCTCGGCCGTTACCGGGTCGATCGTGCCGGTCTGGCGATTCCACAACTTGCGCGGCAGCCCCTGTTCATCGAGCGGGCTGAATACCGCTTCGAAGGAACGCAATTGCCCGCCGCGGCCGATCACGTCGTCCATCCTGGAAAAATCGTCGTACCACACGATCGGCGTTTCGCCGCGGCGCGCAATCGGGCGGCGCTGCCGCTTGGAGTCGACGTACATGTTCTGCGGCGGCCGCGCATAGAGGTCGATCTGCTGGTAGTCGCGAAAATCCACCGGATCCGGCGAAGTGCTCCAGACACCCCCGAACGTGTCAGGATACTCGACCTGCAGCCACAAGCTGGACCAGCCGCCGGAGCTGTGTCCCATCACGAAACGCGCCCCCGTTTCGGCGAACGTGCGGAACTCGTGATCGATGTGCGGGATCAATTCCGCGACGAGCGCCTGTCCGCGCGGACCGTTCGTCGCGCTATCGGCGTACACATGATGTCCCCACTGGCACTGGCCGCTGAGCGCGACCAGGATCAATGGTTCGCCTCCGGCGTCGACGAACGGGAGATAGCGCCGCGCATCGCGCTCGCTGCCGCTAAACCCGGGAATAGCGTATACGACCGGATAGTGTCGGTCTGTTTCCGTGTCGTAACCCTCCGGCAGCACGACCGCCGCACGTTCATACACGTCGCGGCCGTGGAACTTCGATAGCAGTTCGCTGCGGAGTTTAATTTCGCGAATCCGCGGGTGATCGAGCGGCGCCGGCTCCTCCACGGTATGCAACAATTCCAGTTCGATGACTTCGTCGCGCCCGCGGCGGACGTTGATCTCGTAGATGTCGCTGTAACGATTGCCCGGTCCCTTGGCGTGTTCCTGGACGTCGGGGTTCGTCGCCAAGAGCGCCTGTGCGCGGTATTCGCCGGCCGGCAACTTTGATAGCGGCGCTGGGAAGCTATCCGCCGCATCGTCGACGACGATCGAATCGCCGAGCCCCGGCGCCGCGACGTCCAGCCCGAAAAACGGTTCCGGATTAAACCAATCCGGCCCGAAACGGGGTTCCTTTTCGCCGCGCTGCGAAAGAAATAAATACAAGCGCCCGGGATTCTCGGCCGCCACGGCATCGGGCGGCATCACCACGCGGAACGTCACCGCAGCCGTGGCGAGACGCGTCCCCACGATCGTCCCAACCAGGACCAACGCGAAAGTCCAACCGCGTTTGG
Proteins encoded in this window:
- a CDS encoding alpha/beta hydrolase-fold protein, producing MRFASKRGWTFALVLVGTIVGTRLATAAVTFRVVMPPDAVAAENPGRLYLFLSQRGEKEPRFGPDWFNPEPFFGLDVAAPGLGDSIVVDDAADSFPAPLSKLPAGEYRAQALLATNPDVQEHAKGPGNRYSDIYEINVRRGRDEVIELELLHTVEEPAPLDHPRIREIKLRSELLSKFHGRDVYERAAVVLPEGYDTETDRHYPVVYAIPGFSGSERDARRYLPFVDAGGEPLILVALSGQCQWGHHVYADSATNGPRGQALVAELIPHIDHEFRTFAETGARFVMGHSSGGWSSLWLQVEYPDTFGGVWSTSPDPVDFRDYQQIDLYARPPQNMYVDSKRQRRPIARRGETPIVWYDDFSRMDDVIGRGGQLRSFEAVFSPLDEQGLPRKLWNRQTGTIDPVTAEAWKPYDIRLKLEREWPENGPELQGKLNIITGELDTFYLQGAVEKLKPALAQLGSDAVVEIIPQKDHSNLLTQGMLLRIRGEMMERFRASEAASAP